Proteins encoded within one genomic window of Setaria italica strain Yugu1 chromosome IV, Setaria_italica_v2.0, whole genome shotgun sequence:
- the LOC101769884 gene encoding homeobox-leucine zipper protein HOX18 yields the protein MFSARLAMEAEDFGKSWLGLGIGSGGDMKRSHGERRSSALQFDLLFPQSVKEEAAVGTNAEKGARKRLRITDDDGRRSHELSPSDDGGDGAATRKKLRLTKEQSTLLEDTFRAHNILSHAQKHELARRVNLSARQVEVWFQNRRARTKLKQTEVDCEILKRCCESLTGENQRLKHELAQLQRSSSAASGLYVQFPRGAAAAAGGVCPSCEKVTVTTSGGETSKSSSSYSS from the exons ATGTTTAGCGCTAGACTAGCCATGGAGGCCGAGGATTTCGGGAAATCATGGCTTGGCCTAGGGataggcagcggcggcgatATGAAGAGGAGCCACGGCGAGCGGAGGTCGTCGGCGCTGCAATTCGACTTGCTGTTCCCACAGAGCGTCAAGGAAGAAGCTGCGGTGGGCACTAATGCAGAGAAGGGTGCTCGGAAGAGGTTGAGGATCACCGACGATGACGGCCGCCGGTCGCACGAGCTGAGCCCGAGCGACGACGGTGGCGACGGTGCGGCGACGAGGAAGAAGCTCCGGCTCACAAAGGAGCAGTCGACCCTGCTCGAGGACACCTTCCGCGCCCACAACATACTGTCCCAC GCTCAGAAGCACGAGCTCGCTCGGCGGGTGAATCTAAGCGCGAGACAGGTAGAAGTGTGGTTCCAAAACAGGAGAGCAAG AACAAAGCTGAAGCAAACGGAGGTGGACTGCGAGATCCTGAAGCGCTGCTGCGAGAGCCTCACCGGCGAGAACCAGCGGCTGAAGCACGAGCTCGCCCAGCTGCAgcggtcgtcgtcggcggcgtctGGGCTCTACGTCCAGTTCCcacggggcgcggcggcggcggcgggcggcgtctgCCCGTCCTGCGAGAAGGTCACCGtgacgacgagcggcggcgaGACAAGCAAGAGCTCCAGCAGCTACTCCTCCTGA
- the LOC101770287 gene encoding probable protein phosphatase 2C 59, which yields MGLAGERSPVSGGGFSENGKFSYGYASSPGKRSSMEDFYETRVDGVDGETVGLFGVFDGHGGARAAEFVKQNLFTNLIKHPKFFSDTKSAIAETYTHTDSELLKADTSHHRDAGSTASTAILVGDRLVVANVGDSRAVICRGGDAIAVSRDHKPDQTDERQRIEEAGGFVMWAGTWRVGGVLAVSRAFGDKLLKQYVVADPEIKEEVVDSSLEFLILASDGLWDVVTNEEAVAMVKPILDSEQAAKRLLAEASQRGSADNITCVVVRFLEQNNGMGRVTNNQAS from the exons ATGGGGCTTGCCGGGGAAAGGTCGCCCGTCAGCGGCGGAGGGTTCAG TGAAAACGGCAAGTTCAGCTATGGCTACGCAAGCTCTCCTGGGAAAAGGTCTTCCATGGAAGACTTCTATGAAACCAGAGTAGATGGTGTCGATGGAGAGACAGTTGGGTTGTTCGGCGTTTTCGACG GCCACGGTGGAGCTCGAGCAGCAGAGTTTGTCAAGCAAAACCTTTTCACCAATTTAATCAAGCACCCAAAATTCTTCAGTGATACCAAATCTGCTATTG CTGAAACTTACACTCACACCGACTCAGAACTTCTGAAAGCTGATACCAGCCATCATCGAGATGCGGGGTCGACCGCCTCCACAGCTATTCTTGTAGGTGATCGCCTTGTGGTTGCAAATGTTGGGGATTCTAGGGCGGTCATATGCAGAGGAGGGGATG CTATAGCCGTGTCAAGAGATCACAAGCCAGATCAGACGGATGAGAGGCAGAGGATAGAGGAAGCTGGTGGCTTTGTGATGTGGGCTG GAACATGGCGTGTAGGTGGTGTTCTTGCAGTTTCTCGAGCATTTGGTGACAAGCTCTTGAAGCAGTATGTCGTCGCTGATCCAGAGATCAAG GAGGAGGTTGTGGACAGCTCCTTGGAGTTCCTCATCCTTGCAAGTGACGGGCTGTGGGACGTGGTGACCAACGAG GAAGCCGTGgccatggtgaagccgatcCTGGATTCAGAGCAGGCCGCCAAGCGCCTCCTCGCGGAGGCCTCCCAGCGGGGCAGCGCCGACAACATCACCTGCGTCGTCGTGCGCTTCCTGGAGCAGAACAACGGGATGGGCAGGGTCACCAACAACCAAGCCTCGTAA